A stretch of the Vulcanisaeta souniana JCM 11219 genome encodes the following:
- a CDS encoding APC family permease, with protein sequence MAKPEDKQNRQGVGLRRELGLSHITMTGLVGAIGTGILFSTAKMAVMTGPAVILAWILGGIFYSFIGLTYAELGTVYPEAGGPSRYSLYTHGRITNMINAFADLLWYLFIPPIEAIAVVYGINYFAHNLLTPTGTPTLLGAVVAAVLILLMVPLNYFGVKTFGISNITLGTFKLILYLLVAIGIMATVFIPSNFTGLKGGFLPYGLAAMFMAIPYGMFAFGGVRVIPDFAEEMRNPRKDLPLAIILVVVAQVLIYILFSTAFVGAINWSKLNVTPGDWRSLVFISKTNPFLYLSGTYGVAWVFIITLIVAILGPFIVGYIYLGGGTRILFAMGRSRYVPDLMRFIHEKYAIPYWSLITFGIIGILLAILTAPIPSVYGLIDDAVVAGYMGFLTNPVVMMVSRRQSKGSVFKLPGGFWIGLVAFIGASYIVYWSGWPAVPYAMAFVFIASVIFGLIYKVKEHIKNAAWYIVYIIILTLMTYIGQTAGGPVILISFPWDMVTVTILAIIFYVWGIRSGLPQPYTKYAK encoded by the coding sequence GTGGCAAAGCCAGAAGATAAACAAAATAGGCAGGGTGTCGGTTTACGTAGGGAATTAGGGTTGTCTCATATAACGATGACTGGGCTTGTTGGTGCGATTGGTACTGGTATACTATTTAGTACTGCTAAGATGGCTGTAATGACTGGACCAGCGGTTATTTTGGCCTGGATCCTCGGCGGAATCTTCTACTCATTCATAGGGCTTACGTATGCAGAGCTAGGGACTGTGTACCCAGAGGCTGGAGGGCCATCTAGGTACTCGTTATATACACATGGTAGGATCACCAATATGATCAATGCTTTTGCCGACCTGCTCTGGTACTTATTCATACCACCAATTGAAGCTATTGCAGTAGTTTACGGAATAAACTACTTCGCACACAACCTACTAACTCCAACAGGGACGCCCACATTGCTTGGTGCAGTAGTTGCTGCCGTGTTAATACTATTAATGGTTCCATTAAATTACTTCGGCGTTAAGACCTTTGGCATATCAAATATAACGCTGGGTACGTTTAAGTTAATCCTATACTTACTGGTCGCAATTGGTATTATGGCCACAGTATTCATACCAAGCAACTTCACTGGTCTTAAGGGCGGCTTCTTACCGTACGGCTTAGCAGCAATGTTCATGGCGATTCCATACGGAATGTTTGCCTTTGGTGGTGTTAGGGTTATACCTGACTTCGCTGAGGAAATGAGGAATCCACGCAAGGATTTACCACTAGCCATAATTCTTGTTGTGGTTGCTCAAGTGCTTATTTATATCTTGTTCAGCACAGCCTTTGTTGGTGCCATTAATTGGTCTAAGTTGAATGTAACACCTGGTGACTGGAGAAGCCTAGTATTTATTAGTAAGACTAATCCGTTTCTCTACCTGAGTGGTACTTACGGGGTTGCTTGGGTTTTCATAATAACATTGATCGTTGCAATACTGGGTCCATTCATAGTTGGTTATATATACCTTGGTGGTGGTACTAGGATACTATTCGCCATGGGTAGGTCTAGGTACGTACCTGACTTAATGAGGTTCATCCACGAAAAATACGCAATACCCTACTGGTCATTAATAACATTCGGTATTATAGGTATACTATTGGCAATATTAACAGCCCCAATACCAAGCGTTTACGGGTTAATTGACGACGCAGTGGTAGCGGGTTACATGGGCTTTTTAACAAACCCGGTAGTTATGATGGTCTCGAGGAGGCAAAGTAAAGGATCAGTGTTTAAATTACCTGGCGGTTTCTGGATAGGCTTAGTGGCGTTTATAGGTGCCAGTTACATAGTGTATTGGTCTGGATGGCCCGCTGTCCCATATGCTATGGCCTTCGTATTTATTGCCTCGGTAATCTTTGGGCTAATCTATAAAGTTAAGGAGCACATCAAGAATGCGGCGTGGTATATAGTCTACATAATCATATTAACGCTCATGACGTACATTGGCCAAACAGCCGGTGGACCTGTAATACTGATATCCTTCCCATGGGATATGGTGACGGTCACAATACTAGCCATAATCTTCTACGTATGGGGCATACGCTCAGGACTACCGCAACCATATACAAAATATGCGAAGTAA
- a CDS encoding nucleotidyltransferase domain-containing protein, with protein MPTLVDLLLDVKRIRDRILNNIDYYLSRIKDVVLRLDPNAELMLIGSYVRGNFRPDSDVDVLIISDVYGDDPHKYVELVMSIIKEVGDDALLVFEFHVISRETYSEWYSKFIDIYRII; from the coding sequence ATGCCTACTCTCGTAGATTTGCTACTCGATGTTAAGAGGATTAGGGATAGAATTCTCAACAACATTGATTATTACCTTAGCCGGATTAAAGACGTGGTGCTCAGGCTTGACCCCAATGCAGAGTTGATGCTCATTGGTAGTTATGTACGTGGAAACTTCAGACCTGATAGCGACGTTGATGTTCTGATAATATCTGATGTGTATGGTGATGACCCACATAAGTACGTGGAATTGGTCATGAGTATCATTAAGGAGGTTGGCGATGACGCACTTCTGGTATTTGAGTTCCACGTGATTAGTAGGGAGACATACAGTGAATGGTATAGTAAATTCATCGATATCTACAGGATCATTTAA
- a CDS encoding PaREP1 family protein: MIEIKLNLDEIGKSRLMETQVELELAEKFLNDGLLRNAAGKAFQAWKSYLSYLAIKNRHLFNFTGYKRVSRSVKVSRNDWILAIMPTNMLMEIAGKLAEKNADIVELTSLALVIHEYQYNGPDPTGIVSKLPSDEAARQVLAKFIARAKELIKQTRETQ, translated from the coding sequence ATGATTGAAATTAAGCTAAACCTAGATGAGATAGGTAAGTCAAGGCTTATGGAGACTCAAGTAGAGCTTGAGCTGGCCGAGAAATTCCTCAACGATGGATTGCTTAGAAACGCCGCTGGTAAGGCATTCCAGGCATGGAAGTCTTACCTATCGTATTTAGCCATTAAGAATAGGCATTTGTTTAATTTCACGGGCTATAAGAGGGTTAGCCGTAGCGTTAAAGTTTCAAGGAATGATTGGATCCTGGCCATTATGCCTACGAACATGCTCATGGAGATCGCAGGCAAATTGGCTGAGAAAAATGCCGATATTGTGGAATTAACATCACTAGCCCTGGTGATACATGAGTATCAATACAATGGGCCAGACCCAACTGGTATTGTCAGTAAGCTACCGAGCGATGAAGCTGCCAGGCAAGTGCTTGCTAAGTTCATAGCCAGAGCCAAGGAATTAATTAAACAGACTAGGGAGACTCAGTGA
- a CDS encoding SPFH domain-containing protein: MSIRAQVISTIDEKGIDQMGPDDLIVKYHSVDVRTRSRLIVYSNQKAVVRIQGQIQGVFDSGAHDLQTPANPISQFFAKFQYAGNIPWEVEVLFASTARHEARSEGITQTKELVPMRYQVAYYFMITDPVKFINSVQFGGFKYTVEDFKNYVSPIVDQAVSQVLNLVSLNEVYANLHKITDAVTASLRSFLDEVGVHLITCRIVRLEPEDETMRRVVQFMALGLDVNTAIRARLAEIMAQRSDPAATNMMLGVPYYPIYILPTAGIPGGLQQLTSPPTQQQTQQSQGGSSQSSQFGGFEISRG; encoded by the coding sequence ATGTCGATAAGGGCTCAGGTAATATCCACAATAGACGAGAAGGGAATTGATCAAATGGGTCCAGACGACCTAATAGTGAAGTATCACTCCGTTGATGTTAGGACAAGGTCAAGACTCATTGTTTACTCAAACCAGAAGGCTGTGGTTAGGATACAGGGACAAATACAGGGAGTCTTTGACTCTGGGGCTCACGACCTACAAACACCTGCCAATCCAATATCCCAATTCTTCGCCAAGTTCCAGTACGCTGGCAACATACCGTGGGAGGTCGAGGTACTATTTGCAAGTACGGCGAGACATGAGGCAAGGAGCGAGGGGATCACGCAAACAAAGGAGCTTGTCCCAATGAGGTACCAAGTGGCCTATTACTTCATGATTACCGACCCTGTTAAATTCATTAATTCGGTGCAGTTTGGTGGTTTTAAGTACACCGTAGAGGACTTCAAGAACTATGTATCACCAATAGTGGACCAGGCAGTCAGCCAAGTCCTTAACCTAGTATCACTCAATGAGGTTTATGCCAACCTGCATAAGATAACCGACGCAGTGACAGCAAGTCTCAGGTCATTCTTGGATGAGGTTGGCGTACACCTAATAACATGCAGAATCGTAAGGCTTGAACCCGAGGACGAAACAATGAGGAGGGTGGTGCAGTTCATGGCCCTTGGCCTGGACGTTAACACGGCAATTAGGGCTAGGCTTGCGGAGATCATGGCCCAAAGAAGTGATCCTGCTGCCACGAACATGATGCTCGGTGTGCCATATTACCCAATATACATACTACCAACTGCAGGCATACCTGGCGGCCTACAGCAATTAACATCCCCACCAACGCAACAACAAACGCAGCAAAGTCAAGGTGGTTCCAGTCAATCTAGCCAATTCGGTGGCTTTGAGATTAGCCGGGGTTAA
- a CDS encoding cupin domain-containing protein, with protein MPSYKVISDITKVREEPLSIKGAVGVYTQWLVSKDDGSKYAVRRQVVKPGGKAPLHRHAYAETFIVLRGVGRMTVDNEIIDVKPGMCIFVKPNTPHSITNTSNEDLELITIISYEEDMSINVLE; from the coding sequence ATGCCGAGTTATAAAGTTATCAGTGATATTACGAAGGTACGTGAGGAACCATTGAGTATCAAGGGTGCCGTGGGTGTATACACCCAGTGGCTCGTGAGTAAGGACGACGGCTCCAAGTACGCCGTGAGAAGGCAAGTGGTTAAGCCCGGTGGTAAAGCGCCACTACATAGACATGCCTATGCGGAGACCTTCATAGTACTTAGGGGTGTTGGGAGGATGACCGTGGACAACGAAATCATTGACGTAAAGCCCGGCATGTGCATATTCGTAAAACCAAACACACCCCATTCAATAACAAATACTAGCAATGAAGACCTGGAGTTGATAACAATAATATCCTATGAGGAGGACATGAGCATAAACGTCCTCGAGTAG
- a CDS encoding PaREP1 family protein: MTEEVVIPSIIVEELKKKGLNPEDAILNALMKVINLDPSTMMEARMELAIKYLNEGRELIDRDPVQASEKLYKAAEESVKALAQYYDLKNILSRVSERGRWTVTELEKVVETVSEKLGDWLVRSWDAANYLHVWGFHETKLDPEAVRIRYPYIERIVNEINRVIKTRLEQT, encoded by the coding sequence ATGACGGAAGAAGTAGTGATACCAAGCATAATCGTCGAGGAACTAAAGAAGAAGGGACTTAACCCCGAAGATGCTATACTCAACGCATTAATGAAAGTAATTAACCTGGACCCAAGCACCATGATGGAAGCGAGGATGGAACTCGCAATTAAATATCTAAATGAAGGCAGGGAATTAATAGATAGGGACCCCGTGCAAGCCAGTGAGAAGCTCTATAAGGCGGCTGAGGAAAGCGTAAAGGCGTTGGCCCAGTATTACGATTTAAAGAATATACTAAGTAGAGTGAGTGAAAGGGGTAGGTGGACCGTGACTGAACTTGAGAAGGTTGTTGAAACGGTAAGTGAAAAGCTCGGTGATTGGCTTGTGCGGTCATGGGACGCGGCAAATTACCTACATGTATGGGGTTTTCACGAGACAAAGTTAGACCCTGAAGCCGTAAGAATTAGGTATCCGTATATTGAGAGGATTGTGAATGAGATTAATAGGGTTATAAAAACGAGGCTTGAACAAACATAA
- a CDS encoding ABC transporter ATP-binding protein, with protein MKLSVNDLVVGYGGKVVINGLTVEFDEGRTVILGPNGSGKTTLLRAIAGVIKPLRGIIVLDGRPLRGGDVGYVSHAGGLDPNMTVHENLEFYAEVKNASNLDEVVDRLGIRNLMNTKVGFLSNGQRRMVEIAIAMLGSPKVYALDESTDGLDVNFASRVKDIVRSLHGIVIYTTHMLSEALELADYLVIIRKGRIAFHGDMTKLGGAMRIVAKRGVRPGLLRLI; from the coding sequence ATGAAGTTAAGCGTTAATGATTTGGTTGTTGGTTATGGAGGTAAGGTCGTCATTAATGGATTAACCGTGGAATTTGATGAAGGTAGGACCGTAATCTTAGGCCCTAATGGCTCGGGCAAGACAACATTATTGAGGGCTATTGCTGGGGTAATAAAGCCGTTGAGGGGCATTATAGTGCTTGATGGTAGACCACTGCGTGGGGGTGATGTGGGTTATGTTAGTCATGCCGGTGGGCTTGATCCTAATATGACCGTGCATGAAAATCTAGAGTTCTATGCCGAGGTTAAGAATGCCAGTAACCTAGACGAGGTAGTTGATAGACTTGGGATTAGGAATCTAATGAATACTAAGGTGGGCTTTCTGAGTAATGGTCAGAGGAGGATGGTTGAGATCGCTATCGCCATGTTGGGTAGTCCCAAGGTTTATGCACTTGATGAATCAACTGACGGGCTTGACGTGAATTTTGCCAGTAGAGTTAAGGATATTGTGAGAAGCCTGCACGGCATTGTTATATACACAACACATATGTTATCCGAGGCTTTAGAACTCGCTGATTACCTAGTCATCATTAGAAAGGGAAGGATTGCCTTTCATGGAGACATGACTAAGCTTGGTGGTGCCATGAGGATAGTCGCTAAGAGGGGCGTGAGACCAGGATTATTGAGGCTGATTTGA
- a CDS encoding endonuclease V: protein MRMSRGPNENYVKSRVPRGFHLDVARKIQMALASRVVEEDLININNVDLVAGIDVAYINHKDTEIGISVASTYSISRSSIIEWSCWVGSIIFPYVPTLLSFRELKPVVNAYLRLRTKPQVVLIDGHGRAHPYRLGIASHFGVCLRIPTIGVAKSLLYGRMEGTEGPVLDVSTNEVIGWTVQCAPTKPTYVSVGYGISLGSAVNLVKRMCVGSQMPIPILHSHNTANSLKRRITKRLMGETTFEELDSECKASMGNYLS, encoded by the coding sequence ATGAGAATGTCGAGAGGGCCTAACGAGAATTACGTGAAATCCAGGGTACCCAGGGGTTTCCACTTAGATGTTGCCAGGAAGATCCAGATGGCATTAGCTAGTAGGGTTGTTGAGGAGGACTTAATCAATATTAACAATGTTGACTTGGTGGCGGGTATTGATGTCGCATACATTAACCATAAGGATACGGAGATAGGGATTTCTGTGGCCAGTACGTATTCCATTAGTAGGTCATCAATCATCGAGTGGAGTTGTTGGGTTGGTTCAATAATCTTCCCATACGTGCCAACCCTACTCTCCTTCAGGGAGTTGAAGCCTGTGGTTAATGCATACCTTAGGTTGAGGACCAAGCCCCAGGTAGTTCTCATTGATGGACATGGTAGGGCGCACCCATATAGACTCGGCATTGCCAGTCACTTTGGTGTTTGTCTACGCATTCCTACTATTGGTGTTGCGAAGTCACTACTATACGGTAGGATGGAGGGAACCGAGGGGCCGGTGCTTGACGTAAGTACCAATGAGGTTATTGGATGGACAGTACAATGTGCACCCACTAAGCCTACGTATGTTAGTGTTGGTTATGGGATCTCGCTGGGCAGTGCGGTTAATCTTGTTAAGAGGATGTGCGTTGGCTCCCAAATGCCAATACCAATACTGCACTCACACAATACGGCCAATAGCCTAAAGAGGAGGATCACAAAGAGACTTATGGGTGAGACGACCTTTGAGGAATTGGATAGTGAATGTAAGGCATCAATGGGTAATTACCTATCTTAG
- the thiI gene encoding tRNA uracil 4-sulfurtransferase ThiI, translated as MALILVRYGEVAIKGPGTRSMMEGLLMHNVLSGLRSIGVDARIARSQGRLFVEVPDDKVKGGINVISRVFGVKSLSPVKAYVFKDINDIVGVAVNEWRDLVRGRRFAVRVHRVGSHNFTSLDVAKAVGAALKPFSAGVDLERPDIELFIEVRNDKAYLFTEVINGPGGLPLGSEGRLLALISGGFDSPVAAWFMMKRGSYVDALFCSLAYPIDVINFLRVSHELFNRWSIGYDPRLFIVDCSSLINEFRAKANPRMWSVLFKRILYEVASRVAKSIGALGLVTGESLGQVSSQTLHNLMAIEYGIDLPIYRPLIGLDKDDIVDYAKKIGTYGESMRTEEFCALFSERPRTKVSIDELNNELRKLDQGLINNLLNSVVTLRASSAVKVIDELMLGTGDLEIDHVPDNAVIIDLRSRDEYETWHYPGALNVNIDKLVNTVESLGRNKTYVLYCSRGLSSRWGALELRRLGFRAFSIDINRLRGSP; from the coding sequence ATGGCTTTGATCCTGGTTAGGTATGGTGAGGTTGCAATTAAGGGACCGGGCACTAGGTCAATGATGGAGGGATTGCTCATGCATAACGTACTCAGTGGCTTGAGGAGTATTGGTGTTGATGCTAGGATTGCCAGGTCCCAGGGTAGGTTGTTTGTTGAGGTTCCTGACGATAAGGTTAAGGGCGGCATTAACGTGATTAGTAGGGTCTTTGGTGTTAAGTCATTGTCGCCGGTCAAGGCCTACGTGTTCAAGGACATTAATGACATTGTTGGCGTTGCCGTTAATGAGTGGAGGGACTTGGTTAGGGGTAGGAGGTTCGCGGTTAGGGTTCACAGGGTTGGTTCACATAACTTCACCTCATTGGATGTGGCTAAGGCCGTCGGTGCGGCCCTAAAGCCGTTCAGTGCCGGTGTTGATCTCGAGAGGCCTGATATTGAACTGTTCATTGAGGTTAGGAACGATAAGGCGTATTTATTTACTGAAGTGATTAATGGGCCTGGTGGTTTACCGCTTGGTTCTGAGGGTAGGTTACTGGCTTTGATATCCGGTGGCTTTGATTCACCCGTGGCCGCCTGGTTCATGATGAAGAGGGGTTCCTACGTCGATGCATTGTTCTGCTCATTAGCCTACCCAATTGATGTGATTAATTTCCTCAGGGTTTCACATGAACTATTTAATAGGTGGTCTATTGGTTATGACCCGAGGCTCTTCATAGTCGACTGTTCATCATTGATTAATGAGTTTAGGGCTAAGGCAAACCCACGCATGTGGAGTGTATTGTTTAAGAGGATTCTCTATGAGGTTGCGTCTAGGGTAGCCAAGTCAATAGGTGCCCTGGGCCTTGTGACCGGTGAGTCCCTGGGGCAAGTGTCATCGCAGACCCTCCATAACCTAATGGCCATTGAGTATGGTATTGACCTACCCATTTACAGGCCACTGATTGGGCTTGATAAGGATGACATAGTGGATTACGCTAAGAAAATAGGTACCTATGGAGAGTCCATGAGGACTGAGGAGTTCTGCGCCCTATTCTCCGAGAGACCCAGGACTAAGGTCTCAATTGATGAGTTAAATAATGAGTTGAGGAAGCTCGATCAAGGTCTCATTAATAATCTGCTGAATAGCGTCGTTACATTGAGGGCTAGTTCGGCTGTTAAGGTCATTGATGAGTTAATGCTTGGAACCGGTGATTTGGAGATTGATCACGTGCCAGATAACGCGGTGATCATTGACCTAAGGAGTAGGGACGAGTATGAGACATGGCATTACCCAGGTGCTCTGAATGTCAATATTGACAAACTCGTAAATACAGTCGAATCCCTGGGTAGAAACAAGACATATGTGTTATACTGCAGTAGGGGCTTGAGTAGTAGGTGGGGTGCGCTCGAGCTTAGGAGGCTGGGCTTCAGGGCTTTCTCCATAGACATTAATAGGCTGAGGGGATCACCATGA
- a CDS encoding proteasome subunit beta, producing the protein MSSIEELITGTAVGIKASDGVVLAAEKRVAYGFTMFSRSGRKVFRVNDNIGIASIGILADMQVLTKIAKAYMSLYALDTKTRPSIRSAAKLLSYVLFSNRVFPYFVEVLVGGVDDEGPHMYIMDALGSLIEDDYAAVGTGNKLAIAVLEGNYKQGMNVKEARELAIKAINQSISRDPVSGDGIDILTITRSGSTEETIPLQPLRL; encoded by the coding sequence ATGTCATCTATTGAGGAATTAATTACAGGTACCGCGGTTGGGATTAAGGCCAGTGATGGCGTTGTCCTGGCTGCGGAGAAGAGGGTTGCCTACGGGTTCACTATGTTCAGTAGGTCTGGTAGGAAGGTGTTTAGGGTTAATGATAACATTGGCATTGCATCAATAGGCATACTGGCCGATATGCAGGTACTCACCAAGATCGCCAAGGCATACATGTCGCTCTATGCCCTGGACACAAAGACAAGGCCGAGCATTAGGTCGGCGGCTAAGCTCCTTTCATACGTACTATTCTCCAACAGGGTATTTCCATACTTCGTGGAGGTTCTTGTTGGTGGTGTTGATGATGAGGGGCCGCACATGTACATCATGGATGCGCTTGGTTCATTAATTGAGGATGACTATGCAGCCGTAGGTACGGGAAACAAGTTGGCGATTGCGGTGCTCGAGGGTAATTACAAGCAGGGGATGAACGTTAAGGAGGCCAGGGAATTAGCTATTAAGGCAATAAACCAGAGTATCTCCAGGGATCCAGTTTCTGGGGACGGTATTGACATACTTACAATAACGAGGAGCGGCTCCACCGAAGAGACGATACCACTACAGCCATTGCGATTATAA